In the Pungitius pungitius chromosome 5, fPunPun2.1, whole genome shotgun sequence genome, one interval contains:
- the sfrp1a gene encoding secreted frizzled-related protein 1a, translated as MRCASASASCWRMLRLAATLALVSACTASEYEYLNWKSDVYAGGPSYGKPPQCVDIPEDLRLCHNVGYSQMLLPNLLEHETMAEVKQQASSWVPLVHKNCHPGTQVLLCSLFAPVCLERPIYPCRWLCEAVRDGCIPIMEAFGFPWPDMLTCDKFPQDDVCIAMTHPNSTAATEPTGFSPVCPPCDNEMKTDAMLEHMCASEFAFKTKIKEVARENMDRKVILQKRKKMLKEGNLKKKDMKSLVLYLKNGADCPCQQLDNLGNQYLIMGRKVDKQYLLTGIHKWDKSSKEFKKAIKKLKTYKCPAFENVFK; from the exons atgaggtGTGCATCCGCATCCGCGTCCTGCTGGAGGATGCTCCGACTGGCGGCGACGTTGGCGCTCGTGTCGGCGTGCACGGCGTCGGAGTACGAGTACCTCAACTGGAAGTCGGACGTGTACGCCGGCGGGCCCAGCTACGGCAAGCCGCCCCAGTGCGTGGACATCCCGGAGGACCTGCGGCTCTGCCACAACGTGGGCTACAGCCAGATGCTGCTGCCCAACCTGCTGGAGCACGAGACCATGGCGGAGGTGAAGCAGCAGGCCAGCAGCTGGGTGCCCCTGGTGCACAAGAACTGCCACCCGGGCACGCAGGTCCTGCTGTGCTCGCTGTTCGCGCCCGTGTGCCTCGAGCGGCCCATCTACCCGTGCCGCTGGCTGTGCGAGGCCGTGCGCGACGGCTGCATCCCCATCATGGAGGCGTTCGGCTTCCCGTGGCCGGATATGCTCACGTGCGACAAGTTCCCCCAGGACGACGTGTGCATCGCGATGACGCATCCCAATTCCACCGCGGCCACCGAGCCGACAG GTTTCTCTCCCGTCTGCCCGCCATGTGACAACGAAATGAAGACCGACGCCATGCTCGAGCACATGTGTGCCAGCGAGTTCG CTTTCAAGACCAAGATCAAGGAGGTGGCGAGAGAAAACATGGACCGCAAGGTGATTCTGCAGAAGCGGAAAAAGATGTTGAAAGAGggcaacctgaagaagaaggacaTGAAGTCGCTGGTGCTGTACCTGAAGAATGGCGCCGACTGCCCCTGCCAGCAGCTGGACAACCTGGGGAACCAGTACCTGATCATGGGCCGCAAAGTGGATAAGCAGTACCTCCTCACGGGCATCCACAAGTGGGACAAGTCCAGCAAAGAGTTCAAAAAGGCCATCAAGAAACTCAAAACCTACAAATGCCCCGCCTTTGAGAATGTTTTCAAATAA